From Anaerohalosphaera lusitana, one genomic window encodes:
- a CDS encoding IS630 family transposase — MVGASPLFVQKVRTENPEKKIEIWFQDEVRIGQQGTLTDVWAPKGSRPTAVKQTEYDWVYIFGAVNPVNGKSSAVITPTVNTDYMNHHLRFISEEAGKDVHVVLVLDQAGWHIAKQLVVPKNISLLHLPAYSPELNPIERLWAYMKSHYLSNRIYKNYEEIFNAGTVAWNNITSEMFCSICNTEWIKHEN; from the coding sequence GTGGTTGGAGCAAGCCCCCTTTTTGTCCAAAAAGTCCGAACAGAAAACCCCGAAAAGAAAATTGAGATCTGGTTCCAGGACGAAGTGCGAATAGGCCAGCAAGGAACACTGACCGATGTTTGGGCTCCAAAAGGATCCAGGCCTACAGCAGTAAAGCAGACCGAGTATGATTGGGTATATATTTTTGGAGCTGTCAATCCTGTCAATGGCAAATCGTCGGCTGTGATTACTCCGACTGTTAACACTGATTATATGAATCACCACCTGAGATTTATAAGCGAGGAGGCAGGCAAAGATGTACATGTGGTTCTGGTTCTTGATCAGGCTGGTTGGCATATCGCTAAACAGTTGGTTGTGCCGAAGAATATCAGCCTGCTTCACCTGCCTGCATACAGTCCGGAATTGAATCCGATAGAACGTCTTTGGGCCTATATGAAGAGTCACTACTTGAGCAACCGCATTTACAAAAATTATGAGGAAATATTCAACGCAGGAACAGTTGCATGGAACAATATAACCTCAGAAATGTTCTGCTCAATATGCAATACTGAATGGATTAAGCATGAGAATTAA
- the thiF gene encoding sulfur carrier protein ThiS adenylyltransferase ThiF, whose protein sequence is MGYRWRVRPETVRLVEYVLFVDGWVISVHIYVNEKQFEVVDRISVQQVREQFKLDADVVIVNGFAVSGDVELREGDRVVLIKRGELPGRRELEGLMVARHTPGVHERVKAATVGIAGLGGLGSAIAIALARVGVGRLVVADFDVVEPSNLNRQQYFVDQIGMTKTEATRENIERINPYVKVISHQGRIEAGNVAEVFGGVDVMCEAFDGADQKAMLCESFTGAFSDTPLVMAAGVAGFERSNTVVTRKLGKNLYLVGDMETGAGLGVGLMSPRVGIAAHHQANAVLRLLLGEEVG, encoded by the coding sequence ATGGGGTATAGGTGGCGTGTGCGGCCGGAGACGGTTCGGCTGGTTGAGTATGTCTTATTTGTTGACGGATGGGTAATATCTGTGCATATATATGTGAATGAAAAGCAGTTTGAGGTTGTGGATCGTATTTCGGTGCAGCAGGTTCGTGAGCAGTTCAAGCTCGATGCTGATGTTGTAATCGTGAACGGGTTTGCGGTTTCGGGTGATGTCGAGCTGCGGGAGGGGGACCGGGTTGTGCTTATCAAGCGTGGTGAGCTGCCGGGGCGGAGGGAGCTGGAGGGGCTGATGGTTGCGCGTCATACGCCGGGCGTGCATGAGAGGGTGAAGGCGGCGACGGTCGGGATCGCAGGGCTTGGGGGATTGGGGTCGGCGATAGCGATAGCGCTGGCGCGTGTTGGAGTCGGGCGGCTGGTCGTTGCGGATTTTGATGTTGTCGAGCCTAGCAATCTGAACAGGCAGCAGTATTTTGTTGATCAGATCGGGATGACGAAGACGGAGGCGACGCGGGAGAATATCGAGCGGATCAATCCTTATGTGAAGGTGATCAGTCATCAGGGGCGTATCGAGGCAGGGAACGTTGCGGAGGTGTTCGGCGGGGTTGACGTGATGTGTGAGGCGTTTGACGGGGCGGATCAGAAGGCGATGCTGTGTGAGAGTTTTACGGGGGCGTTTTCGGATACGCCTTTGGTGATGGCTGCGGGTGTTGCTGGGTTCGAGCGGTCGAATACGGTGGTTACGCGAAAGCTGGGTAAGAATCTTTACCTGGTTGGGGACATGGAGACGGGGGCGGGGCTCGGTGTGGGGCTGATGTCGCCGAGGGTTGGGATCGCTGCGCATCACCAGGCGAACGCAGTTTTGCGGCTGCTGCTTGGTGAGGAAGTCGGCTGA
- a CDS encoding homoserine dehydrogenase, which produces MANKVKVGIVGFGTVGTGVAKILLENNDIIKSKSGIDVELVSVVDMDTTTPRPLSLPQGMLSSNLADVIDNDSISIAVELIGGTTVAKDIVIEMLRSGKHVVTANKALIAEHGTELYKVARENNRCIAFEASTCGGTPVIGALRTGLAANQVNALYGILNGTCNFILSNMTDNDIDFPTALKQAQEKGYAEADPTLDINGADTAHKLTILSRIAFGRQIEFSDVYFEGIENTSIVDIRYGRDMGYTLKLLAIAERDPETDKISLRVHPAFIHDDHPLAQIEGPFNAVSVIGHAVGQTMYYGRGAGMLPTASAVVADIIEVALGNSEKLFNGQTLQSREETLEKIDPIENLTTRFYVRVMAKEQPGVVAAYSKILGDHNISISGVLQREEAEHSNIVPVVIATNATKQKNMTAALQEITDLDVITETSTCIRIVDIPEDDIED; this is translated from the coding sequence ATGGCAAACAAGGTCAAAGTAGGTATCGTCGGTTTCGGAACAGTAGGCACCGGAGTAGCAAAAATACTCCTCGAAAACAACGACATCATCAAATCCAAAAGCGGCATCGACGTCGAACTCGTCTCCGTCGTCGACATGGACACAACCACTCCGCGCCCCCTCAGCCTGCCCCAGGGAATGCTCTCATCCAACCTCGCAGACGTCATCGACAACGACTCCATCTCAATAGCAGTAGAACTCATCGGCGGCACCACCGTCGCAAAAGACATAGTCATCGAAATGCTCCGCTCCGGCAAACACGTCGTCACCGCCAACAAGGCCCTCATCGCCGAACACGGCACAGAGCTCTACAAGGTGGCACGCGAAAACAACCGCTGCATCGCCTTCGAAGCCAGCACCTGCGGCGGAACACCCGTCATAGGCGCACTCCGCACAGGCCTCGCCGCCAACCAGGTCAACGCCCTCTACGGCATCCTCAACGGCACCTGCAACTTCATACTCTCCAACATGACCGACAACGACATCGACTTCCCCACAGCCCTCAAACAGGCACAGGAAAAGGGCTACGCCGAAGCCGACCCCACCCTCGACATCAACGGCGCAGACACCGCCCACAAACTCACCATCCTCAGCCGTATCGCCTTCGGCCGACAGATCGAATTCTCCGACGTCTACTTCGAAGGCATCGAAAACACCAGCATCGTCGACATCCGCTACGGCCGCGACATGGGCTACACACTAAAGCTCCTCGCCATCGCCGAACGCGACCCCGAAACCGACAAGATATCCCTACGCGTCCACCCGGCCTTCATCCACGACGACCACCCACTCGCCCAGATCGAGGGCCCCTTCAACGCCGTATCCGTTATTGGCCACGCTGTCGGCCAGACAATGTACTACGGACGCGGCGCGGGCATGCTCCCCACAGCAAGCGCGGTAGTCGCAGACATCATCGAAGTAGCTCTCGGCAATTCCGAAAAACTCTTCAACGGCCAGACCCTACAGTCCCGCGAAGAAACTCTCGAAAAGATCGACCCCATCGAAAACCTCACCACCCGCTTCTACGTCCGCGTCATGGCCAAAGAACAGCCGGGCGTCGTCGCGGCATACTCAAAGATCCTCGGCGACCACAACATCAGCATCTCAGGCGTTCTCCAGCGCGAAGAAGCCGAACACTCAAACATCGTTCCCGTCGTCATCGCCACCAACGCCACCAAACAGAAAAACATGACCGCCGCCCTGCAGGAGATCACCGACCTCGACGTCATAACCGAAACTTCTACCTGCATCAGGATCGTAGACATCCCGGAGGACGACATTGAAGACTAA
- a CDS encoding metallophosphoesterase codes for MRKISEQRRLVETEGVEHAVVRGRIGRWHFENMPRLQKVLYGMLKMSGTEGFGRRHAMEVQVVEVEFEFDNLPGAFDGYRVLFLSDFHIDGLPELAEIVLEAAGKVEYDLCVLGGDYSFDHHEECDEAKGLMRQVGGVLAERSRVVGVMGNHDRYSMGEVLAECGVEMLLNESVRVERGGEAIWVAGVDDYHYFGAHDFDMADEGIEEGAFKVMVCHTPEGWREAAKRGYSLFLAGHTHGGQVCLPGGVMLVRGATVRRGMLRGAWRDGEMAGYTSRGVGVSGIPVRHWCRPEMTVLTMRRGR; via the coding sequence TTGCGTAAGATAAGTGAGCAGAGGCGTCTTGTTGAGACGGAAGGGGTCGAGCATGCGGTGGTGCGCGGGCGGATCGGGAGGTGGCACTTTGAGAATATGCCGAGGCTGCAAAAGGTGCTGTACGGGATGCTGAAGATGAGCGGTACGGAGGGGTTCGGCAGAAGGCATGCGATGGAGGTGCAGGTTGTGGAGGTTGAGTTCGAGTTCGATAATCTGCCGGGGGCGTTTGACGGGTATCGGGTGCTGTTTTTGAGCGATTTTCATATTGACGGGCTGCCTGAGCTGGCGGAGATCGTGCTGGAGGCGGCGGGGAAGGTAGAATACGATCTGTGTGTGCTGGGCGGGGATTACAGTTTCGATCATCATGAGGAGTGTGACGAGGCGAAGGGGCTGATGCGGCAGGTGGGGGGTGTGCTGGCGGAGCGGTCGCGGGTGGTTGGTGTTATGGGTAACCATGACAGGTACAGTATGGGGGAGGTGCTGGCGGAGTGCGGGGTTGAGATGCTTTTGAACGAGAGTGTGCGTGTCGAGCGGGGCGGTGAGGCGATATGGGTTGCGGGGGTGGATGATTATCATTATTTCGGGGCGCATGATTTTGATATGGCGGATGAGGGGATCGAGGAGGGGGCGTTCAAGGTGATGGTATGCCATACGCCGGAGGGGTGGCGCGAGGCGGCGAAGCGGGGGTATTCGCTGTTTCTTGCGGGGCATACGCATGGCGGGCAGGTGTGTCTGCCGGGCGGGGTTATGCTGGTGCGGGGTGCGACGGTGAGGCGGGGGATGCTGCGGGGAGCGTGGAGAGATGGCGAGATGGCTGGGTATACGTCGCGGGGTGTGGGTGTTTCGGGGATACCGGTGAGGCACTGGTGCAGGCCTGAGATGACGGTGTTGACGATGAGGCGGGGGCGGTAG
- a CDS encoding helix-turn-helix domain-containing protein has protein sequence MKRTSKPQPAIFYDVNGTHRADTCEPLRNAKARGDLYHAAFAHGTYPGQRMPVKMLPELCVACVWDAKEDQNWGLPKHRNEGIELGYLTRGTLDFTVDDQHYELKAGDFTVTRPWQPHTVGNPNVAASRMHWLILDVGVRRPNDPWQWPDWINFSEHDLAGLTKLLSFNEQPVWRGNKQIEKCFEKIAHHVSSDSPEDVQTRLMLYINELFLEAYEMLKTKQIKLDVKLGSTQRSVEMFLSGLSEHLDYPWTLESMAEHCNLGRSRFAHYCKRITNMTAADYLAHCRVEKSKELLANAPDASVTDIAFSCGFESSQYFATVFKKKTGISPTQYRKVETEQQQKSA, from the coding sequence ATGAAAAGGACCTCCAAACCTCAACCCGCAATTTTTTACGATGTAAACGGTACACATCGCGCCGACACCTGCGAACCTCTGCGAAACGCCAAGGCCCGGGGCGACCTCTACCACGCCGCTTTCGCACATGGTACCTATCCCGGACAAAGAATGCCAGTAAAAATGCTCCCGGAACTTTGTGTCGCCTGCGTCTGGGACGCTAAAGAAGACCAGAATTGGGGCCTTCCAAAACACCGCAACGAAGGCATTGAACTGGGCTATCTGACTCGCGGAACTCTCGATTTCACCGTCGACGACCAGCATTATGAGCTCAAAGCAGGCGATTTCACCGTCACCCGCCCCTGGCAGCCCCATACCGTCGGAAACCCCAACGTAGCCGCCAGCCGAATGCACTGGCTGATTTTGGACGTCGGTGTACGTCGCCCCAACGACCCCTGGCAATGGCCCGACTGGATCAACTTCTCCGAGCACGATCTCGCAGGCCTGACCAAACTGCTCAGCTTCAACGAACAGCCCGTATGGCGTGGTAACAAACAGATCGAAAAATGCTTCGAAAAAATTGCTCACCACGTCAGCTCGGACAGCCCGGAAGACGTACAGACCCGCCTCATGCTCTACATTAACGAGCTTTTCCTCGAAGCCTACGAAATGCTCAAAACAAAACAAATAAAACTGGACGTAAAGCTCGGCAGTACTCAGCGAAGCGTCGAAATGTTCCTCTCGGGCCTCAGCGAACACCTCGATTACCCCTGGACACTCGAAAGCATGGCCGAACACTGCAACCTCGGCAGAAGCAGATTCGCACACTACTGCAAACGCATCACAAACATGACCGCAGCCGACTACCTCGCACACTGCCGCGTCGAAAAATCCAAAGAACTGCTCGCCAACGCCCCCGATGCATCCGTCACCGACATAGCCTTCTCCTGCGGCTTCGAATCCAGCCAGTATTTCGCAACAGTCTTCAAAAAGAAGACCGGCATATCACCCACACAGTACCGAAAAGTCGAAACCGAACAACAGCAAAAGTCCGCCTGA
- a CDS encoding RHS repeat-associated core domain-containing protein, with protein sequence MEYTVDSGTESESASYIYGNYIDEALLMADANGDWTHAYIHNHLYSPVAMIDWTNGAIAERCEYSVYGTATVRLPGPDNTYYALPDDDIIQDEPETANPYLYTGRRLDILDSGSLKLQYSRHRYYDAQTGRFLQKDPAGYVDGLNAYEYVRSYPILAADPTGLFVPPIIILPPGFEPPEIPRQEQYTYKMMAVDALRAFDKYHNTTEYYSTTGFSGLIDTLENTLGWVRTVKYTDKDFLYYQRSRRRLGVTWQLEDFMGKRLIYQKRYGEMLIHELVHAYLHQNGKYQGNYLGDDYYNERLAYATQYLAEGLSQFHKVDTLVKEILNGERQWDQNTKKKLRLYWNNSWRNMNRIATESRGYLNREYHDEWEEMSGIDDGGFLIGPAGVNKVKNEFGITISCRAIAGKYNKLVNGKLTCVEFVCRSPLYSDDIGVTGKLENVFR encoded by the coding sequence ATGGAATACACCGTCGACTCCGGCACAGAAAGCGAATCGGCAAGCTACATCTACGGCAACTACATTGACGAGGCCCTGCTGATGGCCGATGCGAACGGCGACTGGACACACGCCTACATCCACAACCACCTTTACAGCCCCGTCGCAATGATCGACTGGACCAATGGCGCCATCGCCGAACGCTGCGAATACAGCGTCTACGGCACCGCGACCGTCCGTCTGCCCGGCCCCGACAACACATATTACGCTCTCCCGGACGACGACATCATCCAGGACGAGCCAGAAACCGCAAATCCGTACTTGTACACAGGCCGACGCCTCGATATATTGGACAGCGGCTCTTTGAAATTACAATATAGCCGCCACCGCTACTACGACGCCCAAACCGGCCGATTCCTGCAGAAAGACCCGGCAGGTTATGTGGATGGATTGAATGCATATGAGTATGTCAGAAGTTATCCAATCCTTGCTGCTGACCCTACTGGGCTATTTGTCCCCCCCATCATCATCCTTCCGCCAGGGTTTGAGCCACCAGAAATTCCCCGTCAAGAACAATACACATATAAGATGATGGCAGTAGATGCCTTAAGAGCCTTTGATAAGTATCATAACACAACAGAATACTATTCTACTACTGGCTTTAGCGGTTTGATTGACACTTTGGAGAACACGTTAGGGTGGGTACGGACAGTGAAATACACAGATAAAGATTTCTTGTATTATCAACGGTCAAGGAGGCGGCTTGGCGTTACCTGGCAACTCGAAGATTTTATGGGGAAAAGGCTTATATACCAAAAACGTTATGGCGAAATGCTTATTCATGAGTTAGTGCATGCTTATTTGCACCAAAATGGCAAATACCAAGGCAATTATCTGGGGGACGATTATTATAATGAGCGGTTAGCATATGCAACGCAGTACTTAGCGGAAGGTCTGTCGCAGTTTCACAAAGTGGATACTTTAGTGAAGGAAATTCTTAATGGTGAAAGGCAGTGGGATCAAAATACCAAAAAAAAATTAAGGCTATATTGGAATAATTCATGGAGAAACATGAATCGAATTGCAACCGAGTCTAGGGGGTATCTTAATCGAGAATACCATGACGAATGGGAAGAGATGAGTGGGATTGATGATGGCGGTTTTTTAATTGGTCCTGCAGGGGTAAACAAAGTTAAAAATGAATTTGGAATCACCATAAGTTGTCGCGCCATAGCTGGTAAATATAACAAATTAGTAAACGGTAAACTTACATGTGTTGAATTTGTATGCCGGAGTCCTTTATATAGCGACGATATTGGCGTTACTGGGAAACTAGAAAATGTGTTCAGGTGA
- a CDS encoding transposase has protein sequence MRHKGSKSYEFITKRGNISLTGTYYHCSCGSSKPISNLVSSGRKYSRIANELVLRHTASGPYKEVSRFLRQDFSIHISHESLRRRILAVSGSIRQNRDCSSDDRKWDEIAGSKLYGYADGVLINVRREGWKEVKLLRYEDDACSKVSHRAVLGPIKQFGSLARREAIRIGASKAKDMTFLMDGAEGFHRHIKSNLPNAKQVVDYWHCCQHIGECASLLYGENSKRSNRWRSKYCHVLRDKGPKKLIRSLRISKSRVASSEDAEALSKLINFLSRRIERIDYPKLLAMGLRVDSGPIESSCKTVVQARLKSSGMRWSRQGASAMLEVRTALHSDLWEYAIKDCA, from the coding sequence ATGAGACACAAGGGCAGCAAATCCTACGAGTTCATCACCAAGCGTGGCAATATAAGTCTTACCGGCACTTATTATCATTGCAGTTGCGGCAGCAGCAAGCCGATCAGCAATCTTGTCAGCAGCGGCCGCAAATACAGCCGGATCGCCAACGAGCTGGTATTGCGTCATACGGCAAGTGGCCCTTATAAAGAGGTTAGCCGATTTTTGCGTCAAGACTTCAGTATTCATATATCTCACGAATCGCTGAGAAGGCGGATATTGGCGGTTTCAGGCTCTATCAGACAAAACCGTGATTGCAGCAGCGACGACCGGAAGTGGGACGAAATTGCCGGCAGTAAGCTGTATGGCTATGCCGACGGAGTGTTGATAAACGTACGTCGTGAAGGGTGGAAGGAAGTCAAACTTCTGCGTTACGAGGATGACGCCTGTAGTAAGGTCAGCCATCGTGCTGTGCTCGGTCCGATCAAGCAGTTCGGCTCTCTTGCCCGTCGTGAGGCGATTCGGATTGGAGCATCGAAAGCCAAAGACATGACGTTTTTAATGGACGGTGCGGAAGGTTTTCACAGGCATATAAAAAGCAATCTTCCTAATGCAAAACAAGTAGTTGATTACTGGCACTGCTGTCAGCACATTGGCGAGTGTGCCAGTTTGCTTTACGGTGAAAATTCGAAGAGGAGCAATCGCTGGCGAAGCAAATACTGTCATGTACTTCGAGATAAGGGGCCCAAAAAACTGATCAGGAGCTTGCGAATCAGCAAAAGCCGGGTTGCGAGCAGCGAAGACGCCGAGGCCTTGTCGAAGCTGATCAACTTCCTGTCTCGGCGGATTGAGCGGATCGACTATCCGAAATTGCTGGCTATGGGGCTTCGCGTGGACAGCGGACCGATAGAAAGTTCATGCAAAACCGTTGTGCAGGCCCGCCTGAAGAGCTCAGGGATGCGGTGGAGCCGACAAGGAGCATCCGCTATGCTGGAAGTCAGAACCGCACTGCACAGCGATTTATGGGAATATGCTATAAAAGACTGTGCCTAA
- a CDS encoding RluA family pseudouridine synthase, protein MPKIIDIIHKDDELLIINKPAGFSVTKDRTGKPDIVALLRKQLGPDETILLVHRIDKPTSGIMLIARTKDAQRKYAGCFAKRKIEKTYLAIVSGVVPDDTGTIKRPIAPSKKQPGTVYVSPRRGKQAVTEYRLLADFGLAALVAANPITGRTHQIRIHFADIGCPLAIDPLYGSSNPLLLSDFKPKYRLPEGKTERPLIETLTLHAYQITLPADETHTKPRKFTAPLPKKFNAAIKMLTKHNPAGPDAFLNYSDFERITNSDPI, encoded by the coding sequence GTGCCCAAAATAATCGACATAATCCACAAAGACGACGAACTGCTCATCATCAACAAGCCCGCCGGCTTCTCCGTCACAAAGGACCGCACCGGCAAACCCGACATCGTCGCCCTCCTCCGCAAACAGCTCGGCCCCGACGAAACTATCCTCCTAGTCCACCGCATCGACAAACCGACCTCCGGCATCATGCTCATCGCCCGAACAAAGGACGCCCAGCGCAAATACGCCGGCTGCTTCGCAAAACGCAAGATCGAAAAGACCTACCTCGCCATCGTCTCAGGCGTAGTCCCCGACGACACAGGCACCATAAAACGCCCCATCGCCCCCAGCAAAAAACAGCCCGGCACAGTCTACGTCAGCCCCCGACGCGGCAAACAGGCAGTTACCGAATACCGTCTCCTCGCCGATTTCGGCCTCGCCGCCCTCGTCGCTGCAAACCCCATCACGGGCCGTACCCACCAGATACGCATCCACTTCGCCGACATTGGCTGCCCCCTCGCGATCGACCCCCTCTACGGCTCATCAAACCCCCTCCTGCTCTCCGACTTCAAACCCAAATACCGCCTCCCCGAAGGCAAAACCGAACGCCCCCTCATCGAAACCCTCACCCTCCACGCATACCAGATCACCCTCCCAGCCGACGAAACACACACCAAACCACGTAAATTTACCGCGCCCCTGCCCAAAAAATTCAACGCCGCCATCAAAATGCTCACAAAACACAACCCCGCAGGCCCCGACGCCTTCCTGAATTACTCAGACTTCGAACGCATCACAAATTCCGACCCCATATAA
- a CDS encoding M48 family metallopeptidase, whose product MAKNPERRIEYEGLGEVLFAKHRRARRLSISVRPFKGVRVTVPWRVSFAAAVRFFEEHRSWAAKSCAKMARVEAEQRAAVAELPVIDRAEARRVLVGRLAKLAGMYRFSYNRVFVRNQKTRWGSCSGKNNINLNVNLVRLRQELIDYVLLHELVHTRVKNHSARFWRELDKYVGDAKYLDRCLRDEGIPRVD is encoded by the coding sequence ATGGCTAAGAATCCCGAGCGGAGAATTGAATATGAGGGGTTGGGGGAGGTGCTGTTCGCGAAGCACAGGCGGGCGAGACGGCTTTCGATATCGGTGCGTCCTTTCAAGGGTGTGCGTGTGACGGTGCCGTGGCGGGTTTCTTTTGCGGCGGCGGTGCGGTTTTTCGAGGAGCACAGATCGTGGGCGGCGAAGAGCTGTGCGAAGATGGCGAGGGTTGAGGCGGAGCAGAGGGCGGCGGTTGCGGAGCTGCCTGTGATAGACAGGGCGGAGGCGAGGCGTGTGCTGGTTGGGAGGCTTGCGAAGCTGGCGGGGATGTACAGATTCAGTTATAATCGGGTATTCGTGCGGAACCAGAAGACGCGGTGGGGGAGCTGCAGCGGGAAGAACAATATTAATCTGAACGTGAACCTGGTACGGCTGAGGCAGGAATTGATCGACTATGTGCTGCTGCATGAACTGGTGCATACGCGGGTGAAGAATCACAGTGCGAGGTTCTGGCGGGAGCTGGATAAGTATGTGGGGGATGCGAAGTATCTGGACAGGTGCTTGAGGGATGAGGGGATCCCGCGGGTTGATTAA
- a CDS encoding winged helix-turn-helix domain-containing protein — translation MHISEIKYGDLQKLKEKAQIETNAKQRDRYRVVALALEGWQTKAIMTKLDRSKNFVQRWCYFYRDGGIEAIAPKRQSGRPTKLPRKKEPELIKRIQDGPTDSDGGVCVLRGRDIRRILEREFGVKYSLFGVYDLMHRLGLSCLKPRPKHRKNDPEKMQQWLEQAPFLSKKSEQKTPKRKLRSGSRTKCE, via the coding sequence ATGCACATCAGTGAGATCAAGTACGGTGACCTGCAAAAGTTAAAAGAAAAAGCTCAGATTGAAACCAATGCAAAGCAGCGAGATCGATATCGGGTGGTAGCCCTGGCATTGGAGGGATGGCAAACAAAAGCGATCATGACAAAACTTGATCGCAGCAAAAACTTCGTTCAGCGATGGTGTTATTTCTACCGTGATGGCGGCATTGAGGCTATCGCACCAAAACGTCAAAGCGGCAGGCCTACAAAACTGCCACGCAAAAAAGAGCCTGAGTTGATCAAGCGAATTCAAGATGGACCAACCGATTCAGACGGTGGTGTATGTGTGCTGCGCGGCAGAGACATAAGACGGATTCTTGAAAGAGAATTTGGCGTAAAATATTCGCTCTTCGGCGTCTATGATCTAATGCATAGATTGGGGCTTTCATGTCTAAAACCAAGGCCTAAGCACCGAAAGAACGATCCGGAAAAAATGCAGCAGTGGTTGGAGCAAGCCCCCTTTTTGTCCAAAAAGTCCGAACAGAAAACCCCGAAAAGAAAATTGAGATCTGGTTCCAGGACGAAGTGCGAATAG
- a CDS encoding FHA domain-containing protein, whose translation MQVNLVLFKKNGEKKTFPLPSTATIIGRRQDCDLCIPLMMVSRRHCQLYIEDDKLMVRDLGSKNGTLLNNEEIDDETQVNPGDNLKIGPVTFIAQINGEPTQIESPAKPQTKAESDQKAKKHAEDFAGADEMAATANHHSSDDLADLDDLDDLDDDLIEDDDDDLSAELEKELSEN comes from the coding sequence ATGCAGGTAAATCTTGTACTGTTCAAAAAGAACGGCGAGAAAAAGACTTTCCCACTCCCAAGCACAGCCACCATCATCGGTCGGCGACAGGATTGCGACCTGTGCATCCCCCTCATGATGGTCTCCCGACGCCACTGCCAGCTCTACATCGAAGACGACAAACTCATGGTCCGCGACCTCGGCTCCAAGAACGGCACTTTATTGAACAACGAAGAGATCGACGACGAAACCCAGGTCAACCCCGGCGACAACCTCAAAATTGGCCCCGTCACCTTCATCGCACAGATCAACGGCGAGCCCACGCAGATAGAATCGCCCGCAAAACCCCAAACAAAAGCAGAATCCGATCAGAAGGCCAAAAAACACGCCGAGGATTTCGCAGGCGCCGACGAAATGGCCGCTACCGCCAACCACCACAGCAGTGATGACCTTGCCGACCTCGACGATTTGGACGATCTCGATGACGACCTCATCGAAGACGATGACGACGACTTAAGCGCCGAGCTCGAAAAAGAACTCAGCGAAAACTAG
- a CDS encoding IS110 family transposase, translated as MRGSKRQKDCFSTFETDPEKMKQFLKQQGSRGDRLHLTFEISGQAGYLHDQLRGHVEDVTVSNPTRMTWIYRTSKKNDRIDARKQAVLLSIDEVPKVHMPRLEVRQWRVTIQHRRKMVSRVCQVKNRIRAIIKANGFSRPVESGSWWKSANRLWMRGLACFEADAEQLWRMSLADMLEELNMLESQLKRVTNYLDRYLAGQSGGKLLMSVPGVGPRTAEAILAYTDDIRRFRRTKQYCAYFGLTPKLDESGSTRRLGHISKQGPSVVRWLLVESAWQAIRKSPALKAFYEKVMNGQKGRGKIAAVAVARKLLSIMRAMLVNGELFNEELVGRSCGFDMRKSA; from the coding sequence ATGCGTGGTTCAAAAAGGCAAAAAGATTGTTTCTCGACCTTTGAGACGGATCCTGAGAAGATGAAGCAGTTTCTCAAACAGCAAGGCAGCAGGGGTGATCGGCTGCATCTTACCTTCGAGATCAGCGGTCAGGCAGGATATCTGCACGATCAGCTCAGAGGACATGTCGAGGATGTGACTGTCTCGAATCCGACACGGATGACCTGGATATACCGCACGAGCAAGAAGAACGACCGGATAGATGCCCGCAAGCAGGCGGTTCTGCTCAGCATTGACGAGGTGCCGAAGGTGCATATGCCCAGGCTGGAAGTCCGTCAATGGCGGGTGACGATCCAGCACCGCAGGAAGATGGTCAGCAGGGTCTGTCAGGTCAAAAATCGCATACGGGCGATCATAAAGGCCAACGGCTTCAGTCGGCCCGTGGAGTCTGGAAGCTGGTGGAAGTCGGCCAATCGTTTATGGATGCGCGGTCTTGCGTGCTTTGAAGCTGATGCTGAACAGCTTTGGCGGATGAGTCTTGCGGATATGCTTGAGGAATTGAATATGCTAGAGTCGCAGCTCAAGCGGGTTACGAACTACCTTGACAGGTATCTGGCAGGCCAGAGTGGCGGTAAGCTGCTGATGAGTGTGCCTGGTGTTGGGCCACGCACTGCTGAAGCAATTCTGGCTTATACTGACGACATACGCAGGTTCAGACGAACGAAACAGTACTGTGCTTATTTTGGTTTGACGCCTAAGCTTGATGAGAGCGGCTCTACTCGTCGACTCGGGCATATCAGCAAACAGGGTCCCAGCGTTGTCCGCTGGCTGCTGGTTGAAAGTGCCTGGCAGGCTATCAGGAAGAGTCCTGCGCTGAAGGCGTTTTATGAGAAGGTAATGAACGGGCAGAAGGGTCGCGGCAAGATCGCCGCAGTTGCAGTGGCTCGTAAACTGTTGAGTATAATGCGCGCGATGCTGGTCAATGGTGAGCTTTTTAATGAGGAGCTTGTCGGCCGGTCTTGCGGTTTTGATATGAGAAAATCGGCTTAG